The genomic region GTCCCTTCATAACCCATAAATGGTTTGTAACCTATGGGGAAATTTTGTACGTGAATAGGAGCTGCGATAACTCCACAGGGAATATTTAAACGTTTACCTACGTGACGTTCCATCTGAGTGCCAAAAATTGCTGCAGGTTCCACCCGGGCGATCGCATCTCCGATGGATCCGTGATCATCTGTAATGAGAACCTCATCACAATATTCACTGACCTGTGCTTTAAACCAGTCAGCATCGTATTTACAATAAGTGCCCGACCAGACCACATGAATACCCATTTCCCTGGACAGAATTTTGGTCATTGCTGCTGCGTGGGTACTATCACCGAAAACCACCGCCTTTTTACCGGTTAAATTCTGACAGTCAATAGAGCGAGAAAACCAAGCAGCTTGGGATACATACAGAGTTTGTTCGTTGATGAATTCCTCATAATCAACATTGGCGCCTTGTTGATTAATTATTTGTTGAATTTGACGAATACATCTAGCAGTTTCTACCACACCCATAGGAGTAATATCCACATAGGGGGTGGCAAATTCTTCCTGTAAATAATTAGCAGTTAATAGACCCAATTCCCGATAGGGAACCAAGTTAAACCAAGCCTTTGGCAGATTCTTCAACTCATGGACTGAAGCTCCTTCAGGAATGACCGCATTTACCTCAATACCCAAATCAGCCATTAATTTTTTCAACTCGGTGCAATCATGATTATTATGAAATCCCAAAGTAGAAATACCAATAATATTCACCGACGGTCTTTCAGTTTTACCAGTTGGCAATTCCTCTTTTTTCCGAGCCTTTTCTATGTAATATTTAACAATTTGATGTAAAGTTCTGTCCGCTGCTTGTAGCTCATTTACACGATAATGATTAACATCTGCTAACAACACATCCCCTTTAGCATCCATTTGAGCACGGTCTACAAAGTTTTGTAGATCCTCCTGTAAAATACTAGAAGTGCAAGTAGGAGTCAAAACTATTAAATCCGGGTGTTCTTCCGCATCCTTACGAGTGATATTTTCTACTACTTTCTCCTGAGAACCACGAGCCAAAACATTCCGGTCTACAATACTAGCTGTAACCGGTGTAAAATCGCGTTCTCTGGATAACATAGAACGCATAACATTAAAATAATCATCACCCAAAGGAGCATGCATAATCGCATGAACATTTTTAAAAGAACTAGCTACTCTTAGGGTGCCAATGTGGGCAGGTCCTGCATACATCCAGTAAGCTAATTTCATTCAGTCTTCTCCTGTAACAAGTTAAAGAACCTAAACCAAAGAACCTATAATCCAAGCTCAATCACTATGGGTGGTAAGTAGGTACTAGGATCGTTTATTAAATTGGTTCTATTTTCTCAAACTCCAGCTCTAGAAACAAATAAGATTTATTACGATGGAACTGGGAATTACCTGATAAATCAGGGGAGCATCAAAAAATGTAACTAGAATGTAAAATTGTTGTTAAAGAATCAAACTTGTATTGGAATCGAAGACAGGAGAGCTTGCCATGTTTGGATTTATCAAAAATTTAATTGCCGGCATTTTGAGCTTTATTAGTGGAATATTCGGCAAAAAGGACGAATATTACTTAGAGCTTAAAGAAGAAAATGAACCAACCACAGTAGTACCAGCAACACCGGTAGTTAAGGTAGAATCGGTGGTAACACCCAAGGTAGAATCAGTTCCAGTACCAGCAGCAAAACCGGTGGAAAAACCAGTAGTAGCAAAGGAAACTACCTTTGCACCCCAATACCTGCTCACCCTAACTTCCCGAGCACGTCGTCGTCCTGGTGCCAACATGAGTGGTTTTATGGACATGGCCCGTGAAGCTAAAGTCCCCAGTTAGTAAGCTGGTAGTAAGCTGGGGTTAATAGTTGAATCTTTGCTACTATGACCCCACTACTTCTAATCAGAACGCCTGCACTCAATTTTTCCCATCAACCCCGTCTAAAGCTATAATATGCATTGGCAACTATGAAAACTATATTTCACTTAGCATTTCCCGTGGGTGATATTTCTCAGACTAAAGGCTTTTATATTGACGGATTAGGCTGCATAGCTGGTCGAGAAAACCCCCATGCTTTAATCCTTAATCTTTATGGACATCAACTAGTAGCACATATCACCAAACAACCCTTAACACCTCAAAAGGCCATTTATCCTAGGCATTTTGGTTTAGTGTTTACCCAAGAAGAAGATTGGCAAGAACTCCTAGAACGTGCCAAAACTAAAGAGTTGAATTTTAGAGAAGAACCAAAAAATCGCTTTGTCGATTCTCCCCTAGAACACCGAACTTTTTTCTTGGAAGACCCATTCCATAACATCATGGAGTTTAAATACTACCGCTACCCGGAAGCAATCTTCGGTAGTTCTCAATATACAGGTATAGGTGACACTTAAATGCGGAGCATTTTTTAGGTGGTGGTTAACGGTTTATCCAATCTTTATCCTGAAATAGGTTAAAATAGGAGCAATAACAGCAAAAAAGGGAACTTGGCATGTTAGCAGAATACCAACGACACACTCAAGAACGGGGAAAATTAGGTATACCCCCATTACCACTAGATGTGGAACAAACATCTCAACTATGTGAATTACTTAAAAATCCCCCCCCAGGACAAGAAGAGCTATTATTACATTTATTACGGGACCGCATTCCCCCAGGAGTAGACCAATCAGCCTATATTAAAGCTGGGTTCCTCACCGCTATTGCTAAACAAGAAATTACCAGTCCTTTAATTTCTCCTCTCACCGCAGTGGAACTGCTGGGAACCATGGTAGGAGGTTATAACGTACAGTCATTAATTAACTTACTCTCCTCACCAGTAGCTAGATCTGCAGCAATAGCTCTAAGTAAAATTCTACTTGTATATGATTCATTCAATGATGTATTAGAACTGTCCCAGACTAATTCCTATGCTAAACAGGTCATAGACTCCTGGTCCGCAGGAGAATGGTTCACCTCCCGTCCTACCCTAGCAGACAAAATTACGGTTGCAGTTTTCAAGGTTCCAGGAGAAACCAACACCGATGATTTATCACCCGCTACCCACGCCACAACCCGTCCTGATATTCCCCTGCACGCCTTGGCAATGTTGGAAACCAAACAACCAGGAAGCTTAAAAACTATCGCCCAACTTAAACAAACAGGATATCCCATAGCATACGTCGGAGATGTGGTAGGTACAGGTTCATCACGTAAATCGGCAATCAACTCCGTATTATGGCACATAGGCAATGATATCCCCTTTGTTCCCAACAAAAGAGCAGGTGGTTATATTTTAGGCGGTGCGATCGCCCCTATATTTTTCAACACAGCTGAGGATGCGGGTGCACTACCAATCCAGTGTGATGTAACTCAAATGGAAACGGGTGACATTATTACCATTTACCCTTACCAGGGTGAAATCACCAAAGAGGGAAAAATCATTGCCACCTTCAATTTAAAACCGGACACAATTTTAGATGAAGTTCGCGCTGGTGGAAGGATACCTCTGTTGATTGGACGCACTCTCACGGATAAGACTAGACAAGCATTAGGTTTAGGACCCAGTGATTTATTTATTCGTCCCCAACTACCAAAAGATACAGGTAAGGGTTACACCCTAGCACAAAAAATGGTTGGTAGAGCTTGTGGTCTACCAGGTGTGCGACCAGGTACTTCCTGTGAACCAATTATGACCACAGTTGGTTCCCAAGATACTACAGGACCAATGACCAGGGATGAATTGAAAGAACTTGCTTGTTTAGGTTTCAGTGCGGATCTGGTAATGCAAAGTTTTTGCCATACCGCAGCATACCCTAAACCAGTAGATGTGAAAACCCATCAGGAACTACCGGACTTTTTTGCATCCCGTGGAGGTGTAGCTCTTCGTCCGGGAGATGGGATTATTCACTCCTGGTTGAACCGGATGTTATTACCAGATACGGTGGGAACTGGTGGAGACTCCCACACTCGTTTCCCTTTGGGTATATCTTTCCCCGCTGGTTCAGGACTGGTTGCATTTGCAGGTGCTTTGGGTGTAATGCCTTTAGATATGCCTGAATCAGTTTTGGTCAGATTTAAAGGAGAATTACAACCAGGAGTAACTCTGAGGGATATTGTTAATGCTATTCCCTACGTTGCTATCCAAAAGGGACTATTAACTGTGGAGAAGAAGAACAAGAAAAATATCTTCTCTGGTAGAATTATGGAAATTGAAGGATTACCAGATTTAAAAGTGGAGCAGGCTTTTGAATTGACCGATGCTTCAGCAGAACGCTCTTGTGCTGGTTGTACTATCAAACTAAGTGAAGAAACAATTGCTGAATACTTACGTTCTAATATTGCCCTGTTAAAAAATATGGTAGCCCGAGGTTATGGTGATGGGCGCACCATTATGAGACGAGTGGCAAAAATGGAAGCATGGTTGGCTAACCCCATACTTTTGGCAGCAGATCCAGATGCAGAATATGCAGAAGTAATTGAAATTAATTTAAACGACATCAAGGAACCTATTGTCGCAGCTCCTAACGATCCTGACAATGTTAAATTATTATCGGCAGTTGCTAATGATCCAGTGCAGGAAGTATTTGTGGGCTCTTGTATGACCAATATTGGACATTATCGCGCCACCGCCAAGGTCTTGGAAGGTGCAGGTCAAGTAAAAGCCAGACTGTGGATAGCACCACCAACCAGAATGGATGAGTATCAATTAAAGCAAGAAAAGGTATATGATGTTTTTGTCAATGCCCAGGCAAGAACGGAAGTTCCCGGATGTAGCCTATGTATGGGAAATCAAGCAAGAGTAGAAGATAATACAACTGTATTTTCTACATCAACCCGCAATTTTAATAATCGCATGGGTAATGGTGCACAAGTATATTTAGGTTCAGCTGAGTTAGCGGCAGTTTGTGCTTTATTGGGACGTATTCCCACAGTAGATGAGTATATGTCCATTGTGCTCGAAAAAATTAACCCCTTTGCCGATAACTTGTATCGCTACTTGAATTTTGATCAAATTACCGGTTTTGAAGATCAAGGTAGGGTGATTAGCAAGGAACAGCAAGCTACTTTGATTTGACACGGTCACCGACGTTCTACGTCGGTGATTGTTGACAAAATTATTTAAGAGTATTAGTGTGTCCTTATACAACTAATCAGAAATACTGATGAATTTTTACGGCAAAAATTTGCCAGCTTTGTTATTATTCATAATAAATCATCCGCCCGGTTAAAAAGTAGTTTAAGATACTAGCTTAACCTGTGAGTGGTTTATTCTTGTTTGGGTTTTAGCAAAGATTCAGTGTAAAATTCCGATAGTCAAGTAAGTGTGGCCTGCTGGTTTAGTCAAAATTATAGATTGTTGATCACAGAGAGTTATGGTTGTAAATTTTGCCCGGACTACTGCTGGTACAGAATACCTGAGACGAGTCTTCCAAGGACTTAATAGACAAAGCTGTCCCAAATTGTTCAACTTTCATGCGCACACGGTATTTTCCGATGGTAAATTGCATCCCCATATACTTATGAAACAGGCGATCGCCATTGGGTTAAAGGGCTTGGCCATTACAGATCATCATAGTATTGAAGGATATGAGAAGGCAAAAAATTGGTTAGAAGAATGGCAATGGCATCATCCTTTTAGTCCCGTACCCTATCTATGGAGTGGGGTAGAAATTAGTGCCAAACTATTGGATGTAGACGTACATATTTTAAGTTATAGCTTTGATGTGGAACACTATGGGATGAGACCCTATTTACAGCGCGAAGTAGCTACGGGAAAAGATTACGAAGCAATGAATGTGATCGCGGCTGTTCACGACGCTGGAGGACTAGCTGTACTTGCCCATCCAGCTCGTTATAAGAAATCACACTTTGAACTAATACCCAAAGCAGTGGAGTGTGGTATTGATGGAGTAGAGTCTTTTTATGCTTACAAAAATCCCACCCCCTGGGAACCGTGTCCTAAACTAACTGCTGAGGTACAAATGTTGGCAGAGGAGTATGGATTAATGAGTACCTGTGGGACAGATACCCATGGATTAAGTTTATTACAACGTTTGTAACTGAGATTTGGGAAAAATTGTTAAAATCTGATTTAGAAATTGCCATTGATATAAAAAAATGGTACAAATGGTAGTACAAAAGAAAACCCTGATAAATTAAACACTGGGATATTCTGCAATGATTACAGCAACTGCTAATAGCAAGTTCGACTTTGAAGATGAAAAATTTAATGCCCCACCCTCCCAAGTTCTCCCTTGGTGTCAAATGATCAATCCTCGCTATGGAGAGGACGGGTTGCAAAGTTACGGTTTGGCTATTAAACAAGACAATGCCCAAGCTGTAGGTTTCAAACCGGATGATAATTGGCAAGAGATAGAATACGAATTTGGATCTGGGGATGTGGATACGGTCTACATCACCACCACTCCTAGGTTGGTGATTATCCGTAGGGGACCTTTGTCAGTGCAGGACCGAGAAACAAAAATTAGGTTAGGTACTTTCAAGGACTACAAAGATGATTTTTTAGCTAATAAACTTAAATTTAAAATCTATACTCGCCATCTGATTTTTCTAGTTGGTGAAAATAAAAAGTTTTTACACCATTCACCTTTACAATTGACTCTAAGTGGGGTGTCAGGTGCTAGTTTTGGTAAGAGTTATGCCGAATATCAACAAGGTAAACTCTCCGGAGGTTTTGCAGGAGAATTAGAAAAGGCTTATGCTGGATTTCAGAAGAAATCCTTAGTTTCTAAAGGGTCTTTATTTCACGCCCATGGGATTTTTTGCCCCATCATTGAGTGTGAAGAAAGAGGTGTGGAACCAAATATTATTCCAGTGGCCTGTACGGTGGATTATAAACATCCTACCCCTTCTACCCTGACTGATTATATGATTGCCTCAGATTCCCCAGAATCCCAAATCATTTGTCGCACTTTTGAGGAATATAAAGAGTTCGGTAAGGAAGCAATAAAACCGGAAATTTCTAAGGGAGAAGTTCCCGGTGTTACAAGTTCCTATGTTTACGCTGATGATGAGGATTTTGCCTATCCTCCCTATTAATTCCCTTTGTTGACCTTTGGGCATGGGCCAGCTTTTGTCTCTTCCTTGAGCAGTAAGTAGTACAATGTACCGTTAGTACCCGTAACTCCAGCGCGATCGCCTGCTACTTTCCCAGTTCCCATGAAGTAGTCTACCCTACCGGGTCCTTTAATCGCACTACCCGTATCTTGGTCTAAGACAAATCTGTCTACCCGGCGGTTTTCCATTCTGTTGTTACCCACAACAAAGGGAAAAGAGCTATTGATTAACGCTAATGCGCCTGGAGGCATGAGGGACTTATCTGTAGCAATAGAACGCTCTGCAGTTACAGGAACGCTCAGACTACCTGTAGCTGGATTACCATTGGTTTCTCTAAAAAACACAAACCTTTCCCAACGGGGTAAGTAGTTATCCATTTCTAGGGGATTAGTACGGAAATAACTGAGTAATTGTGGCATGCTACCACCAGTTAGTTTACCATCTTTTACCAGTTCCCTACCTATACTCGTCCAGGGGTAGTCCGTACCCCCCGCAAAACCTATGGAGGTTCTTGTTCCATCAGTTAGTCTAATTTGGGCAGATCCTTGAATTTGAATGATGTATGGATCCAGGCGATCGCTAAACCACAGTAGTTCCAATCCGTTTAATTTGCCCTTACCCCCTTGTAAACCATCTTTACCCTCCAGGTCAACCCTTTTAGGATGGGGTTTTGTCCATTGTTTAAAATCTGGTGGAACCCTGTATATGGGATATTGATATATAGCTGTGCGTTCCCGACTAGCTACATATTCAGGTTCGTAATAAGCAGTAAATTTTACCGTACCATTGCCATCGTTACCTATAGACTGGTAGAAGACGAACTCGCGGTTCACAGCTGCTTGTAACTCTGCTGCTGACCGGGAATTTACAACCAGTTCCCTAAAACGTAATAAACTGCGACGCACCCTGTCTAAACTAATTTCCTTAATGGGATAGTTGGCGTATGCTTGAACTGCTCTATTAGTTCTTAGATAATTTAAACTCAGATCAATAGCATTTAATAAAGCCTGGCGATCGCCATTTTTTCCCCATAGTTGTTCATCCCAACCTAGGCATTTTTGAGAATTGCAGGCGCTTTCTGATGTGATTAGTTGTAGCGGTGGGACAACCGGAGGGGGAGTATTTACCTCTGGAGTATTGATCACAGGGACCTGTATGGGTATTGGTTTTGGACTCGGTGTGTTTTGAGCCACAACTGAAACTACGGGACTTGCGAGAGTAATTCCCAGACCCAAGAAAAAGAAACCAAGAGTTTTGATGATCATTTTTGCTGTGTGTACACCAGGAACAAAGTAATTATTACCAGTACCAATATAGCACTCCTCGGAAGTTGGTATATGATTTCCACAGATGGTAAGAATTATAATTGAGTAAGGGACCTAAAAGATGGAATATTTCGCAGCTTCTTTAAATATTCCCATCCTCTTTGGGGGTAAACTTTGCGATTCAACAATTTACTCATCCAGTTTGCCACCTTTGGTCCATTCCATAAACCGCCATCTTCAGGTGGTAATTGTAAAGTTTGCCGCAAAAGCTGTAGTTCTTGATTATTCAATAATCGTTTTGTCCCTTTGTTATTTCTTCTGAGATCACCTAGAATCTTTGGGCCATAAAGGTTATAACTACGAACCAACTCATAAATCCATGGCCTACCATATCCCGTTATTGCAGACACTTCTGTGGTGGTTTTTCCCGAGGCTAATAGCCATACAGTTTGATAATGAGTCCTTTCAATCTTATTTTGTGATTGCTGATAACGATTTTCCAGCTCTTGAACGGTTAAGTGAGACTCAATTAAAATATATTTTGGCATATCCCCCCTAGCAAAAAAGATGTCTATTCCTGTAGTTTTTATTGCACACAAGCTACAGTTTAAAAACCTCTGGAGGAGATTTAAGGGAGATTTGGTGGAAAATTCGTGGAGAATATCATGGTTCCCTGACAACTACCTCCTTTGGCTTTTAGCCAAAGGATTCCCAGGATATTTATCCAAAAAGTCTAAATCGTGAGAGTTTGCTTTCAATAGAAACAGTCAAAAATTGCTTAATCTCAGCTGCATCAGCAAATTCTGCTATATGCTCCGCACTTAAATCAAAGGGAAATTGTCCCTCCAATTCTGGACGATGGACATTTACAAACATAATTTGTTCCGTCCGCTTGTGTTCAAGCGCGTAACCTATTTCTATACAAACATTGGGACTGGGAATTAACTCAGAGAAATCTTTCCCCTCAATGCTAGTAATCGGTGTGGTATCAGCAATGAATAACAGACTTTTACGTATCTTCCGCATGATTGTGCGGTTTAATCTTAAAGGTTTATTTCTTGACCGGGATGATTCTATCAGTGTTAAGGGCACGCGGGACTTGCTATTTAAGGTTGTTATGGTTTCCTGTAGGTTCTCCCTAAATAGGTCACTGGACCTTGTATACTCGGTTTGAAATGAGAAAAAAATAGTTGGTTCTAACTGTGATAACAAACTTTGTTTTGTCAAGTAAATTTCATGACTAATCAAATCAACGTTAGCTACAGAATAACCACCACTACCCTCGATATAAAATTCTATGGAATCACCTTCCAAATACTGTTTAAACCAGGTTGCTGTTCTTACCTGGTCAGCATCCTCCAAAAAATCGGCCCGCAAACCAGACTTGAGCAAACTCTTCTTACTTAGACGAATGTCTGGAGGTCGTTTTTCCAACTCTGTAATTGGTTCATAATCCCGCACATACCACGCCCTGAGCGCAATTATTGACATAAATCGCTGTTGACATTATTGAAACTCCCTGCGATCGCTAATTATATCACAAAAATAGGGTTGGCTGCTGTTCGACAATTTCTGGACATAGCTAGACATTCCTTTTTGTTTGGGTACTTTTTCAGGCATAACTGTAACCGTCTTTGCGATGAATAGGCTTTTCGATAAAAAGTTATATCCACACGTCGCAACACCCAACATCTACCGACTTGGTGATTCCCTGCTTTTGTTGATCCTATCCAGGGATGTGCCTGCTTCCACCACCTTGAGCTACAAGGAATGAATACTGGCCACACTACCCCCTGTGTTACTAACTTGAGGGAATACAAGCACTCGCGTTGGGTGTTGTGTTGTTCAGACGAGACAGATTGTAATTCAACAGCGTTTTCAACCTCTTACTACTTTTTGACTCTAACTCTAGCTGTTCGATCTGCCAGGGAAGCCTCTTTTTTGACTTCAACTATAGAATAACACCTTCAAATTAGAGTTACCAGAGATTTGCCATTTTTGTAACAAAACGTAATATTCTTCAATTCCTCGACCGAATTTGGTTGCGTATACCCATGAGAATTTTCCCGAGATGGTTTTCTCCCGTCTTATCAGCACCACAACCCCAGAAATAATCTATGGGTGAGTTTTCTACTAATGTTTCATCTCCCGTTCCTAACAAAACCTCCTGGATTGCCTGATGGCTCAGAAATTTCTGCCGAACTGCTGTTTTCATCACATCAATTTTAATCAAATTCCAGTCTGGACGTGATTTACGTGTTTCACATCTTCCTAAAGCAGCAGCCATTTCAGGAGTGGGAGCACTGCGAATTAGAGGTATAATGACATTGTCCTGGGTGTGAACAAACTTTTGCGACTGATAATAATGTTCAACAGTTGCCCAGTAAACACCCTCAATTTCAATCGGATGGGGGGAAAAGTTGGAGAAACAGCCATAAGGTTCACAAACTTTGTAAAAATAAATAGTCATTTGAAAATTACTCCAAGCTGTTATTGATAAGTATTGA from Cylindrospermopsis curvispora GIHE-G1 harbors:
- the bchB gene encoding ferredoxin:protochlorophyllide reductase (ATP-dependent) subunit B produces the protein MKLAYWMYAGPAHIGTLRVASSFKNVHAIMHAPLGDDYFNVMRSMLSRERDFTPVTASIVDRNVLARGSQEKVVENITRKDAEEHPDLIVLTPTCTSSILQEDLQNFVDRAQMDAKGDVLLADVNHYRVNELQAADRTLHQIVKYYIEKARKKEELPTGKTERPSVNIIGISTLGFHNNHDCTELKKLMADLGIEVNAVIPEGASVHELKNLPKAWFNLVPYRELGLLTANYLQEEFATPYVDITPMGVVETARCIRQIQQIINQQGANVDYEEFINEQTLYVSQAAWFSRSIDCQNLTGKKAVVFGDSTHAAAMTKILSREMGIHVVWSGTYCKYDADWFKAQVSEYCDEVLITDDHGSIGDAIARVEPAAIFGTQMERHVGKRLNIPCGVIAAPIHVQNFPIGYKPFMGYEGTNQLTDLIYNSFTLGMEDHLLEIFGGHDTKEVITKGISAESDLNWTKDGLAELNKIPGFVRGKVKRNTEKFARERGFKDISAEVLYAAKESVGA
- a CDS encoding VOC family protein: MKTIFHLAFPVGDISQTKGFYIDGLGCIAGRENPHALILNLYGHQLVAHITKQPLTPQKAIYPRHFGLVFTQEEDWQELLERAKTKELNFREEPKNRFVDSPLEHRTFFLEDPFHNIMEFKYYRYPEAIFGSSQYTGIGDT
- the acnB gene encoding bifunctional aconitate hydratase 2/2-methylisocitrate dehydratase; translation: MLAEYQRHTQERGKLGIPPLPLDVEQTSQLCELLKNPPPGQEELLLHLLRDRIPPGVDQSAYIKAGFLTAIAKQEITSPLISPLTAVELLGTMVGGYNVQSLINLLSSPVARSAAIALSKILLVYDSFNDVLELSQTNSYAKQVIDSWSAGEWFTSRPTLADKITVAVFKVPGETNTDDLSPATHATTRPDIPLHALAMLETKQPGSLKTIAQLKQTGYPIAYVGDVVGTGSSRKSAINSVLWHIGNDIPFVPNKRAGGYILGGAIAPIFFNTAEDAGALPIQCDVTQMETGDIITIYPYQGEITKEGKIIATFNLKPDTILDEVRAGGRIPLLIGRTLTDKTRQALGLGPSDLFIRPQLPKDTGKGYTLAQKMVGRACGLPGVRPGTSCEPIMTTVGSQDTTGPMTRDELKELACLGFSADLVMQSFCHTAAYPKPVDVKTHQELPDFFASRGGVALRPGDGIIHSWLNRMLLPDTVGTGGDSHTRFPLGISFPAGSGLVAFAGALGVMPLDMPESVLVRFKGELQPGVTLRDIVNAIPYVAIQKGLLTVEKKNKKNIFSGRIMEIEGLPDLKVEQAFELTDASAERSCAGCTIKLSEETIAEYLRSNIALLKNMVARGYGDGRTIMRRVAKMEAWLANPILLAADPDAEYAEVIEINLNDIKEPIVAAPNDPDNVKLLSAVANDPVQEVFVGSCMTNIGHYRATAKVLEGAGQVKARLWIAPPTRMDEYQLKQEKVYDVFVNAQARTEVPGCSLCMGNQARVEDNTTVFSTSTRNFNNRMGNGAQVYLGSAELAAVCALLGRIPTVDEYMSIVLEKINPFADNLYRYLNFDQITGFEDQGRVISKEQQATLI
- a CDS encoding PHP domain-containing protein, which gives rise to MVVNFARTTAGTEYLRRVFQGLNRQSCPKLFNFHAHTVFSDGKLHPHILMKQAIAIGLKGLAITDHHSIEGYEKAKNWLEEWQWHHPFSPVPYLWSGVEISAKLLDVDVHILSYSFDVEHYGMRPYLQREVATGKDYEAMNVIAAVHDAGGLAVLAHPARYKKSHFELIPKAVECGIDGVESFYAYKNPTPWEPCPKLTAEVQMLAEEYGLMSTCGTDTHGLSLLQRL
- a CDS encoding DUF5895 domain-containing protein, yielding MITATANSKFDFEDEKFNAPPSQVLPWCQMINPRYGEDGLQSYGLAIKQDNAQAVGFKPDDNWQEIEYEFGSGDVDTVYITTTPRLVIIRRGPLSVQDRETKIRLGTFKDYKDDFLANKLKFKIYTRHLIFLVGENKKFLHHSPLQLTLSGVSGASFGKSYAEYQQGKLSGGFAGELEKAYAGFQKKSLVSKGSLFHAHGIFCPIIECEERGVEPNIIPVACTVDYKHPTPSTLTDYMIASDSPESQIICRTFEEYKEFGKEAIKPEISKGEVPGVTSSYVYADDEDFAYPPY
- the mltA gene encoding murein transglycosylase A; translation: MIIKTLGFFFLGLGITLASPVVSVVAQNTPSPKPIPIQVPVINTPEVNTPPPVVPPLQLITSESACNSQKCLGWDEQLWGKNGDRQALLNAIDLSLNYLRTNRAVQAYANYPIKEISLDRVRRSLLRFRELVVNSRSAAELQAAVNREFVFYQSIGNDGNGTVKFTAYYEPEYVASRERTAIYQYPIYRVPPDFKQWTKPHPKRVDLEGKDGLQGGKGKLNGLELLWFSDRLDPYIIQIQGSAQIRLTDGTRTSIGFAGGTDYPWTSIGRELVKDGKLTGGSMPQLLSYFRTNPLEMDNYLPRWERFVFFRETNGNPATGSLSVPVTAERSIATDKSLMPPGALALINSSFPFVVGNNRMENRRVDRFVLDQDTGSAIKGPGRVDYFMGTGKVAGDRAGVTGTNGTLYYLLLKEETKAGPCPKVNKGN
- a CDS encoding helix-turn-helix domain-containing protein; this encodes MPKYILIESHLTVQELENRYQQSQNKIERTHYQTVWLLASGKTTTEVSAITGYGRPWIYELVRSYNLYGPKILGDLRRNNKGTKRLLNNQELQLLRQTLQLPPEDGGLWNGPKVANWMSKLLNRKVYPQRGWEYLKKLRNIPSFRSLTQL
- a CDS encoding NADAR family protein, with product MTIYFYKVCEPYGCFSNFSPHPIEIEGVYWATVEHYYQSQKFVHTQDNVIIPLIRSAPTPEMAAALGRCETRKSRPDWNLIKIDVMKTAVRQKFLSHQAIQEVLLGTGDETLVENSPIDYFWGCGADKTGENHLGKILMGIRNQIRSRN